The Gemmatimonadaceae bacterium genomic sequence GTCCGCGAGACTCGCGGAGCGAAGGTTCCCCGCGAAGACCGGGAGGTATGGGCAGGGCGTGATATCCCCATTCGGCCGTATCCCCATGTAGTGCGTCCCCGCCGGGCACCCGCCGGCCCCTCCGGAGTAGGTCCTGATCTGAGCCGGGATCTGATCGGTCTGCTCGCCGGCCTGCCCTGAGCTGGGTCGAAGGGCATTCTCCAGAACGGTCTTGATGTAGTGCGGCGCGCACTTCGCGTTCACGAGCATCCGGCGGTCGTACTTCCTCTGGATCCGGTAGAGCGAGGCGAGCACCTCGTCGTACTGCGCGGGGGTGATGTCCGACACGAACTGCCCGCGCCCCGTCGGCACCAGGAAGTAGAGGTTCCAGACCTTGGCGGCGAGGCGATGGTGCGCGAAGTCGGCGATCGCCTCGAGCTCGCCGAGATTGTGCGAGCCCACGGTCGTCTGCACGATGAAGGGGAGCCCGGTCCGGTTGAGGATCTCCGCTCCCTCCACCGTGTTCCGCCAGGCGCCCCGCACGTTTCTGAAGCGGTCGTGACGATCGGGATCGAGCGCATCGAGAGAGAGCGAGAGCCCCCGCACGCCGGC encodes the following:
- a CDS encoding radical SAM protein; amino-acid sequence: MRVEGFARPYVVSWNLTYRCNLACEHCYLDAGGTPLVGTENFADRSELGTEECFRVIDEIAAFAPECITILTGGEPLLRRDILEIVRRASERGLWVVVGTNGVSITENLARRLAEAGVRGLSLSLDALDPDRHDRFRNVRGAWRNTVEGAEILNRTGLPFIVQTTVGSHNLGELEAIADFAHHRLAAKVWNLYFLVPTGRGQFVSDITPAQYDEVLASLYRIQRKYDRRMLVNAKCAPHYIKTVLENALRPSSGQAGEQTDQIPAQIRTYSGGAGGCPAGTHYMGIRPNGDITPCPYLPVFAGNLRSASLAD